A window of the Bdellovibrio sp. ZAP7 genome harbors these coding sequences:
- a CDS encoding response regulator transcription factor, translating into MAENSIQVMVVEDEQEIRELMALHLLRQGYRVTECASAEEALAEMNAKNYQLFVLDWMLPGLHGVDILDRIKAKNQNASILMVTAKTEPQDIVMGLERGADDYLTKPFNPSVLIARAKALLRRASPKADEVIKDDSEINIHGLKMNFKTYEISYKNEPLHLTPSEFKLLGTLVQNHGVVLTREKLIENIQGEGISVVGRTIDTHVFGLRKKLGEWGDRIETIRGVGYRVKMEQA; encoded by the coding sequence TTGGCTGAAAATTCAATTCAGGTGATGGTGGTTGAGGACGAACAAGAGATCCGCGAACTGATGGCTTTGCATTTGCTACGTCAAGGTTACCGCGTGACTGAATGTGCCTCTGCCGAAGAAGCCCTCGCTGAAATGAATGCCAAAAACTACCAATTATTCGTGTTGGATTGGATGCTTCCAGGACTTCACGGTGTCGACATCCTGGATCGTATTAAAGCTAAAAATCAAAACGCCTCTATTCTTATGGTGACAGCGAAAACCGAGCCTCAAGATATCGTTATGGGTCTTGAGCGCGGCGCTGACGACTATTTGACGAAACCTTTCAATCCTTCCGTTTTGATTGCGCGTGCAAAGGCATTGCTTCGTCGTGCAAGTCCTAAGGCTGACGAAGTCATCAAAGATGACAGCGAAATCAACATCCACGGTTTGAAAATGAATTTTAAAACCTACGAGATCTCTTATAAAAATGAGCCTCTGCATTTGACGCCGTCTGAATTCAAACTATTAGGTACATTGGTGCAAAATCATGGCGTGGTTTTGACTCGTGAAAAGCTGATTGAAAACATTCAGGGCGAGGGCATCAGTGTTGTTGGTCGTACGATTGACACTCACGTCTTTGGACTTCGTAAAAAATTAGGCGAATGGGGCGATCGCATTGAAACCATCCGTGGCGTGGGCTACCGGGTGAAAATGGAACAGGCATGA
- the phoU gene encoding phosphate signaling complex protein PhoU: MERAIDTQLEDLKKMILVMGGHVEKALSQVTAALLSRDVNAFQEVHEIEKRINEDHIRVDNHCMHILAKQGPVAKDLRLIISVLKINNDLERMGDQTVNISYSGKDYLGRKPIQAQTGDIQKMSEIAGRMVKGSLDCFVRGDAVEAKNILLMDDEIDTLKNKVFNDAIKHMKSNPDDVEASMDFILIARNLERLGDHATNIAEDVIFAFTGKDVRHGGKFG, from the coding sequence ATGGAACGTGCCATCGACACTCAACTTGAAGACCTTAAGAAAATGATTTTGGTAATGGGTGGTCATGTTGAAAAAGCCCTCTCTCAAGTCACAGCCGCTTTGCTTTCCCGTGATGTGAATGCTTTTCAAGAAGTTCATGAAATCGAAAAGCGCATCAACGAAGATCACATTCGCGTTGATAATCACTGCATGCACATCCTGGCAAAACAAGGCCCGGTGGCAAAAGATCTTCGTTTGATTATCTCTGTTTTGAAAATCAACAACGACCTTGAGCGCATGGGTGACCAGACTGTGAATATCTCTTATTCCGGTAAAGATTATTTGGGTCGTAAACCCATCCAGGCGCAAACCGGTGATATTCAGAAAATGTCTGAAATCGCAGGTCGCATGGTGAAGGGTTCTTTGGATTGTTTTGTTCGTGGTGACGCTGTCGAAGCAAAAAACATTTTGCTGATGGATGATGAGATCGACACGTTGAAAAATAAAGTTTTCAACGACGCTATTAAACACATGAAAAGCAATCCAGACGACGTTGAAGCAAGCATGGATTTTATTTTGATCGCACGTAATTTGGAACGCCTGGGTGACCATGCGACTAATATTGCGGAAGACGTGATCTTCGCATTTACCGGGAAAGATGTTCGACATGGGGGCAAGTTTGGCTGA
- a CDS encoding histidine phosphatase family protein yields the protein MEIIIVRHALAEEREDFAKKGLGDQFRPLTLKGRKRMQKVCMRMKDFIKDVDVIVTSPFTRAAQTAQILSQFYPGKKVIEIPEMVPQSPPQALLKWFRTQGRNHKKIMIVGHEPHLSVFASYMLTGKAESFIDLRKSGVLSLELESFAQASAGGAELMYSIPPKIFD from the coding sequence ATGGAAATCATCATCGTCCGTCACGCCCTTGCTGAAGAAAGGGAAGACTTTGCAAAAAAAGGATTGGGAGACCAGTTTCGTCCCCTGACTTTGAAGGGTCGTAAGCGCATGCAGAAAGTTTGCATGCGGATGAAGGACTTTATCAAAGACGTTGATGTGATCGTGACCAGTCCGTTTACTCGGGCCGCTCAAACCGCGCAGATTCTGTCTCAATTTTATCCTGGAAAAAAAGTGATCGAGATTCCTGAAATGGTTCCGCAAAGTCCTCCGCAGGCTCTGCTGAAATGGTTTCGCACTCAAGGTCGCAATCATAAAAAAATCATGATCGTGGGGCATGAGCCGCATTTAAGTGTCTTCGCAAGTTATATGTTAACGGGTAAGGCTGAGAGCTTTATTGATCTTAGAAAAAGCGGTGTCCTGTCGTTGGAGCTGGAATCTTTTGCTCAGGCAAGCGCCGGCGGAGCAGAGCTGATGTACTCCATCCCGCCGAAGATTTTCGATTAA
- the ppk1 gene encoding polyphosphate kinase 1, whose amino-acid sequence MNTPKAKSPTRTSKKKAATRKVKVVEHPLSSESLFTSREIGWLNFNRRVLTEAEDSNNPLLERVKFLSISGSNLDEFFMKRVGGLKRHVAYGVSPKSSDGKTPMAQLQEIREVVQPMIKDQGSCFTKTLKPALENEGIFLLSWKDLSEKERESVKKYYSKNVFPVLTPLSVDPGHPFPFISNLSVSLGVTLKHPNSEEKLFARVKVPKVLPQWIRVDIDPSINRFVSLQEVIKANLSDLFPSMQVIDSMAFRLTRNADSDQDQEDAEDLLEAIEEELRQRRFAEVVRLEHGPNPDMWMLKFLMEELELNEEDIYELPGELDYADLGMIADLPLPKLKFEPYIPVVSPAFAEEGTGIFSAIRANDQLIHNPFESFSASVETFIRIASEDPKVLAIKMTLYRTGDNSPFIRSLIRAAAQGKQVVCLVELKARFDEERNIYWANELENAGVHVVYGVVGLKTHAKTALVVRQEQEGLRCYVHIGTGNYNVATSRFYTDLGLLTAREEITNDVVDFFHYLTGISLKGSYQHLLIAPVNMLSTFRTLIDREAAHAKAGKPANIVAKFNNFEENDIGAALYSASQKGVDIEMIVRGFCCLRPGVPGMSERIKVISVIGRFLEHSRLFYFRNGKEDPVDGDFFLGSADWMYRNLHARVEAIVPVLDRSLKEKLWEILQFYLKENRQAWLMNSDGSYTKKPFKADEIGVHQTLMQLAKTRGKLVEDSTAE is encoded by the coding sequence TTGAACACACCGAAGGCGAAGTCGCCGACCAGAACGTCTAAGAAGAAAGCTGCTACTCGCAAGGTCAAAGTTGTCGAGCATCCATTGTCATCTGAAAGTTTATTCACCAGTCGCGAGATTGGGTGGTTGAATTTCAATCGCCGTGTTTTGACCGAAGCCGAAGACAGCAACAATCCTCTTTTGGAAAGAGTTAAGTTTCTAAGCATTTCCGGATCGAATCTGGATGAATTTTTCATGAAACGCGTGGGTGGTTTAAAACGCCACGTGGCTTACGGAGTTTCTCCAAAATCATCGGACGGTAAAACACCGATGGCTCAGCTTCAGGAGATTCGTGAAGTGGTTCAGCCCATGATCAAAGATCAAGGCAGCTGCTTTACGAAAACTTTGAAACCCGCGTTGGAAAATGAAGGCATTTTCCTTTTAAGTTGGAAAGATCTTTCTGAAAAGGAACGTGAAAGCGTAAAAAAGTATTATAGCAAGAATGTGTTCCCGGTTCTGACACCTCTGTCGGTGGATCCTGGGCATCCATTTCCATTCATTTCAAATCTTTCGGTTTCCTTGGGCGTGACTTTAAAACATCCCAACTCCGAGGAAAAACTTTTTGCCCGAGTCAAAGTTCCCAAAGTTTTACCACAATGGATTCGTGTCGACATTGACCCGAGCATCAATCGCTTCGTCAGTCTTCAGGAAGTGATCAAGGCAAATCTGTCGGATCTGTTTCCTTCCATGCAAGTGATTGATTCGATGGCTTTCCGTCTGACTCGCAATGCCGATTCAGATCAAGATCAAGAGGACGCTGAAGATCTATTGGAAGCAATCGAAGAAGAGCTTCGTCAGCGTCGTTTCGCCGAAGTCGTGCGCTTGGAGCACGGGCCAAATCCAGACATGTGGATGTTGAAGTTCTTGATGGAAGAGCTCGAGCTAAACGAGGAAGATATTTACGAACTTCCTGGTGAGCTTGATTATGCTGATTTGGGTATGATCGCGGATCTGCCACTTCCAAAATTGAAATTCGAACCGTACATTCCTGTTGTTTCTCCGGCGTTTGCGGAAGAAGGTACGGGGATTTTCAGTGCTATTCGTGCGAATGATCAGTTGATTCATAATCCATTTGAAAGTTTTTCTGCTTCGGTGGAAACGTTCATTCGTATTGCCAGCGAAGACCCCAAGGTCTTAGCGATTAAAATGACGTTGTACCGCACGGGTGATAACAGTCCCTTCATTCGTTCTTTGATTCGCGCAGCCGCTCAGGGCAAGCAGGTCGTGTGTCTGGTAGAGTTGAAAGCGCGCTTCGATGAAGAGCGTAATATCTATTGGGCCAATGAACTTGAAAACGCGGGTGTTCACGTCGTGTACGGAGTTGTGGGATTAAAAACTCATGCTAAGACCGCTTTGGTGGTTCGCCAGGAACAAGAAGGACTTCGTTGTTACGTTCATATCGGCACAGGTAATTACAATGTGGCGACTTCCAGATTCTATACGGATCTGGGATTGTTAACCGCGCGTGAGGAAATCACCAATGATGTGGTGGATTTCTTCCATTATCTGACTGGTATCAGCTTAAAAGGCAGTTATCAGCACCTGCTGATTGCACCTGTGAATATGCTCTCAACATTTAGAACTTTGATTGATCGTGAAGCCGCCCATGCGAAAGCCGGGAAGCCTGCCAACATCGTAGCTAAGTTTAATAACTTTGAAGAAAACGATATCGGTGCTGCTCTTTATTCTGCGTCTCAAAAAGGCGTGGACATCGAAATGATCGTCCGTGGTTTTTGCTGTCTTCGTCCCGGTGTTCCGGGGATGAGTGAGCGCATCAAAGTCATTTCCGTCATTGGTCGCTTTTTGGAGCACTCTCGTTTGTTTTATTTCAGGAATGGTAAGGAAGACCCCGTTGATGGGGATTTCTTCCTGGGTTCGGCGGACTGGATGTATCGTAATTTGCATGCACGCGTGGAAGCGATTGTGCCTGTGCTGGATCGCAGTCTTAAAGAAAAATTGTGGGAAATCCTGCAATTTTATCTGAAAGAAAACCGACAAGCGTGGTTGATGAACTCGGATGGCAGCTATACGAAGAAACCTTTTAAAGCAGATGAAATCGGCGTTCATCAAACTTTGATGCAATTGGCGAAAACACGGGGTAAACTGGTCGAAGATTCAACCGCGGAGTAA
- a CDS encoding PilZ domain-containing protein has product MTSLARYHGRSPRFILQTEDESIVRVAGPKQVPWEEGTSIKNVSLTGLAFTAPDDLCPILGEVVKIQFTPPGSRQMACYGIVTRLDSISNATTLVGVHFYKMEMTQRIVLAQGLARRFKENQERGQIDEMLNKQPGPMSLLHFPQLMMMGVIAVLWGAVIFGALKFQYEDLFSFFTRFF; this is encoded by the coding sequence ATGACATCACTCGCACGCTATCACGGTAGATCTCCCCGCTTCATTCTTCAGACCGAAGATGAAAGTATCGTGCGCGTAGCCGGTCCCAAGCAAGTTCCTTGGGAAGAAGGCACTTCCATTAAAAATGTATCTTTGACGGGTCTTGCGTTTACGGCGCCGGATGATCTGTGCCCGATCCTGGGTGAGGTAGTTAAAATTCAATTCACTCCCCCGGGCTCGCGCCAGATGGCCTGCTATGGAATTGTCACTCGTCTTGATAGTATTTCGAATGCGACAACTTTGGTGGGAGTGCATTTCTATAAAATGGAGATGACTCAAAGAATCGTTTTAGCTCAAGGTCTTGCCCGCCGTTTTAAAGAAAACCAAGAGCGCGGGCAAATCGATGAAATGCTGAATAAGCAACCGGGCCCGATGAGCCTGCTACACTTCCCACAACTGATGATGATGGGTGTGATCGCCGTTCTTTGGGGCGCGGTTATTTTCGGTGCTTTGAAATTCCAATACGAAGACTTGTTTTCGTTCTTTACACGTTTCTTCTAG
- a CDS encoding MHYT domain-containing protein: MKMSHTYNQDLVALSVLIATVGAYVALNIVLRIKESLGKNNRLWLLGGAVAMGLGIWSMHFVGMLAMQMPGIAIGYDLPLSIISLFVAIGASLVAFYIVSRVQVSLMGVIFGGISMAVAISGMHYIGMASMRMAARIEWHWDLVALSVFIAAFASFAALGVSLLFRTTKRVTLLHILSSLLMGAAVSGMHYVGMFAADFIHEEQPLPPHQGMVLGTQTVAYVVTATTFMILLVALIASGFARVLIRRSNEAKDAINSRDILLKEAQELAHLGSWERSIHGTEVSISEEMYNIYGLDKNTHVTAELLLSYTDAVNREKIRTALESAITTKSPHNFDHVIRLNDGTTKYVQTRVQVALDDQGEVVKIFGTTQDISDLKTIENELLKTQAELESRVQERTADLEQALIREKKAKEIAEEATKAKTTFLANMSHEIRTPMNAILGFAELLSSEDLTTEQEEYLNRIQANGELLLRIIDDILDLTKFEAGKMPIEKSLLSYTELVNEVVSSLSLMALKKHIKIEVEKTSQMPDNIYSDPVRLRQILVNLIGNAVKFSNKGPIKIRIYSQKLEGKTLISTEVQDFGIGISEEGQRQIFQAFGQADTSIIRKFGGTGLGLVLSRHFARALGGNLSLLESKEDVGSTFLFTITSSDEEQAKATAPNKALAPQAPVSLADFEGKTIKVLLAEDLKDNQILIGIYLRSKHFIVSYANDGFEAVKMATENDYDIILMDVQMPGMDGLQATRTLRAQGYKKPIIALTAHALREEVKKSLDAGCDAHLTKPINRPDLLGAIKTFVS; the protein is encoded by the coding sequence ATGAAAATGTCCCACACTTATAATCAAGATCTTGTAGCCTTGTCGGTTTTGATTGCGACAGTGGGCGCCTATGTTGCCCTCAACATTGTACTTCGCATAAAAGAATCTTTAGGAAAAAATAATCGCCTCTGGTTACTGGGCGGAGCCGTTGCGATGGGCCTGGGAATTTGGAGTATGCATTTCGTCGGCATGCTCGCGATGCAAATGCCAGGAATAGCGATTGGCTATGATCTGCCTCTTTCGATTATTTCTCTATTCGTTGCGATTGGTGCTTCGTTAGTTGCGTTCTATATCGTCAGTCGAGTTCAAGTTTCTCTTATGGGTGTGATCTTTGGTGGAATCTCCATGGCCGTGGCGATCTCCGGAATGCACTATATTGGAATGGCCTCGATGCGGATGGCGGCGCGAATTGAATGGCACTGGGATCTGGTTGCCCTTTCTGTCTTCATCGCGGCTTTTGCATCGTTTGCAGCACTTGGGGTTTCTTTACTTTTTAGAACCACAAAACGAGTGACTCTATTGCATATTCTCTCAAGTCTTTTAATGGGAGCCGCCGTCTCCGGTATGCACTATGTTGGTATGTTCGCCGCGGACTTTATTCACGAAGAACAACCACTTCCCCCTCACCAAGGAATGGTTTTAGGAACGCAGACTGTTGCTTATGTTGTGACTGCCACCACGTTCATGATTTTGCTTGTAGCGTTGATTGCCTCAGGCTTTGCCCGGGTTCTGATTCGTCGTTCGAATGAAGCTAAAGACGCCATCAACAGCCGGGATATCCTTTTGAAAGAAGCGCAGGAACTTGCCCACCTGGGAAGCTGGGAAAGATCGATCCATGGCACTGAGGTCAGCATATCTGAAGAAATGTATAACATTTATGGTCTTGATAAAAACACTCACGTCACAGCTGAATTGCTTTTAAGCTATACGGACGCTGTCAACCGCGAAAAAATCAGAACGGCCCTCGAGAGCGCCATTACAACCAAGTCTCCGCATAATTTTGATCATGTGATTCGCCTTAACGATGGGACGACAAAATACGTTCAAACCCGTGTTCAGGTCGCTTTGGATGATCAAGGTGAAGTTGTAAAAATATTCGGCACGACCCAGGATATTTCCGACCTGAAGACCATTGAAAATGAACTTCTGAAAACTCAGGCGGAATTAGAATCCCGGGTTCAAGAAAGAACTGCGGATCTGGAACAAGCTCTGATCCGCGAGAAGAAAGCTAAAGAAATCGCCGAAGAAGCGACAAAAGCTAAAACGACTTTCCTGGCAAACATGAGCCATGAGATTCGCACTCCTATGAATGCGATTTTAGGATTTGCAGAATTATTAAGTTCCGAAGATCTAACCACGGAACAAGAAGAATACTTAAATCGCATCCAAGCGAATGGTGAACTTTTACTGCGAATCATTGATGATATTCTTGATTTAACAAAGTTTGAAGCGGGCAAAATGCCCATTGAAAAAAGCTTGTTGTCTTATACTGAGCTGGTGAACGAAGTCGTTAGTTCACTGTCATTGATGGCACTAAAAAAACATATCAAAATCGAAGTCGAAAAAACCAGCCAGATGCCCGACAACATTTACTCAGATCCCGTGCGCTTGCGTCAGATCCTTGTGAATCTGATTGGAAATGCCGTGAAGTTTTCGAATAAAGGTCCGATAAAAATCAGAATTTATTCCCAAAAACTCGAAGGTAAAACTCTGATTTCTACAGAGGTGCAGGATTTTGGTATCGGGATTTCCGAAGAAGGTCAGCGTCAGATCTTTCAAGCTTTCGGACAGGCTGACACCTCCATCATCCGAAAATTCGGGGGCACGGGACTCGGATTGGTTTTATCTCGTCATTTTGCTCGTGCTTTGGGCGGCAACTTATCGCTTCTTGAAAGCAAGGAAGACGTCGGAAGCACCTTCCTATTCACCATAACTTCTTCTGACGAAGAGCAAGCCAAGGCAACAGCGCCAAACAAAGCGCTGGCACCTCAAGCCCCTGTGAGCTTGGCGGATTTTGAGGGGAAAACTATCAAAGTCTTGTTGGCCGAGGATTTAAAGGATAACCAAATTTTAATTGGAATTTATCTTCGCTCAAAACATTTCATCGTTTCTTACGCCAACGATGGTTTTGAAGCTGTGAAAATGGCGACCGAAAATGATTACGATATCATCTTGATGGACGTGCAAATGCCAGGAATGGACGGCCTGCAAGCGACCAGAACTCTGAGAGCTCAAGGATATAAAAAGCCCATCATCGCACTGACCGCCCATGCCCTGCGCGAAGAAGTAAAAAAGTCCCTAGACGCGGGCTGCGACGCCCACCTGACTAAACCGATCAATCGCCCCGATCTTCTCGGAGCAATTAAAACTTTTGTTTCTTGA
- a CDS encoding DUF3011 domain-containing protein, giving the protein MNKFMLSLIALCAFAHTAHANDFDGYQSEESAYSQESEMSQDEAAMMSDDVAAYGRGGGRGDGRGPGRGGPGWGRPDYGPGHGGPRPRPYPPGHGGPGHGGPGYPPPGHGGPGHGGPGYPHPGPGYPPPPPHQPSVEYVTCESYGNRYNTCYVNPYGIRRVYLARQISNTRCDANRTFGLSGNYIWVDRGCRGVFAVERY; this is encoded by the coding sequence ATGAATAAATTTATGCTATCCCTGATCGCACTTTGCGCGTTTGCACACACTGCTCACGCTAATGATTTTGATGGTTATCAATCTGAAGAATCTGCTTACAGCCAAGAATCTGAAATGAGCCAAGACGAAGCGGCGATGATGTCTGATGACGTAGCAGCTTACGGTCGTGGTGGCGGCCGTGGTGATGGTCGCGGCCCCGGTCGCGGCGGCCCAGGTTGGGGTCGTCCTGATTACGGCCCAGGTCATGGTGGCCCTCGCCCTCGTCCCTATCCTCCAGGACATGGCGGCCCAGGTCACGGGGGCCCAGGTTATCCTCCTCCAGGTCACGGCGGTCCCGGTCATGGCGGCCCAGGTTACCCTCATCCAGGCCCTGGTTACCCACCACCTCCACCGCACCAACCAAGCGTTGAGTATGTTACTTGTGAATCTTACGGCAACCGCTACAACACGTGCTACGTGAACCCATACGGTATCCGCAGAGTTTACTTGGCGAGACAAATCTCCAACACTCGTTGCGACGCTAACAGAACTTTCGGTCTTTCTGGAAACTACATCTGGGTTGATCGTGGTTGCCGCGGAGTCTTCGCAGTCGAGCGCTACTAA
- the thiL gene encoding thiamine-phosphate kinase: MQNTPKEWQVLKQIRNKVQRHNPNTVVPLGDDGFVFKNFPGLSVIAQDMMVEDVHFRLDYACAFDLGHKALAVNLSDLAAMGAQPHFAQVSLALPKEITESWLDEFYQGMTTLADRFGMEIAGGDLCASPRGVIIDVSVHGSCDKPLTRHGTQPGDILLASGPLGISTTGLRALHEDRRNDFPQAVERHLRPMPRLDLLPELRKYADKIHALMDCSDGLVNDALILANKPYNNGQATSAVGIHLFPDQFPLEDETIRMAHLAKAYEYALWGGEDYELLMTLSPEHRGLFPQWTEVGQFTESPGVFLIHGDAKEEIESFKGWKHF; encoded by the coding sequence GTGCAAAATACCCCCAAAGAATGGCAAGTTCTTAAGCAGATTCGCAATAAGGTCCAGCGTCATAATCCCAACACGGTGGTGCCGTTGGGTGATGATGGCTTTGTCTTTAAAAATTTCCCAGGCCTCTCGGTGATTGCTCAGGACATGATGGTGGAAGACGTCCATTTCCGTCTGGATTACGCCTGTGCATTTGATCTGGGACACAAAGCCTTGGCAGTTAACTTAAGTGATCTTGCCGCGATGGGAGCACAGCCGCACTTTGCACAAGTGTCGTTAGCTTTGCCGAAAGAAATAACCGAATCCTGGCTTGACGAATTCTATCAGGGTATGACAACGCTCGCAGACCGTTTTGGAATGGAAATCGCTGGCGGAGATTTGTGCGCTTCTCCTCGCGGAGTCATCATAGATGTCAGCGTGCATGGATCTTGCGACAAACCTCTTACCCGACATGGCACTCAGCCTGGAGATATCTTATTAGCCAGCGGTCCGTTAGGAATTTCCACAACCGGATTGCGCGCACTTCATGAAGATCGCCGCAATGACTTTCCACAAGCCGTGGAAAGACATCTGCGCCCCATGCCTCGCTTGGATTTGCTGCCAGAACTTCGCAAGTATGCTGATAAAATTCACGCTTTGATGGATTGCAGTGATGGTTTGGTGAACGACGCTTTGATTTTAGCAAACAAACCCTATAACAATGGCCAAGCAACATCGGCTGTGGGAATTCACTTATTCCCCGATCAATTTCCTTTGGAAGATGAAACAATTCGCATGGCCCATTTAGCCAAGGCATACGAATATGCGCTTTGGGGTGGTGAGGACTATGAGCTTTTGATGACTCTTTCTCCTGAACATCGTGGGCTTTTCCCGCAATGGACAGAAGTTGGCCAGTTCACTGAAAGCCCTGGAGTCTTTTTAATTCATGGTGATGCTAAGGAAGAGATCGAGTCTTTTAAGGGCTGGAAGCATTTTTAA
- a CDS encoding cell wall metabolism sensor histidine kinase WalK, which translates to MMKSFIRFPSRLFWKLFFFQVVVFNILAFVIAASLDSQHRMADFVYTDFLLNFFMFSLLVSLIIAFRFVRPIHKVILKALRISNKRAYGEIFSASDADDLLDDDADDLSELEVALDKIHKKMKRRKANFLQAQEESQAFMSSVSEGLVSVSLDEKILYFNSQFAAQFLKGPQLSTENLRLKDAIRSSDVLEGFATTIKTGKGTRFTVKLPTLIDNQPRFFSVSVNPIRNEKTREVYGIVGIFHDITELKRAEQIRIEFVGNASHELRTPLTSIKGYVDTLKEDINNGQTEQAGKFINIVSRNIDRLMDLVNDLLSLTSMESSNSELKLELIHPLQISEHVVSEMAVLAAEKSIAIRVVGEVPPFKADSRKVEQVLRNLVSNAVKFIPNNKTVQIRWERDIKEYIILRVIDDGPGIPSEHLDRLFERFYRIDKGRTRDAGGTGLGLAIVKHIMQSHGGTVAVKSQLDVGTEFICAFPIK; encoded by the coding sequence ATGATGAAGAGTTTCATCCGTTTTCCGTCACGTCTTTTCTGGAAGTTATTTTTCTTTCAAGTCGTTGTTTTTAATATCTTGGCCTTCGTTATTGCGGCTTCTTTGGATTCGCAACATCGCATGGCTGATTTCGTGTACACGGACTTCCTGCTGAACTTTTTCATGTTCAGTCTTTTGGTATCTTTGATCATCGCGTTCCGTTTTGTTCGTCCAATTCATAAAGTTATTTTGAAAGCTTTGCGTATTTCCAACAAGCGCGCTTATGGCGAGATCTTTTCGGCATCAGATGCCGATGATCTTTTGGATGACGATGCGGATGACCTGTCAGAGCTTGAAGTCGCTTTGGATAAAATCCATAAAAAGATGAAACGTCGTAAGGCGAACTTCCTGCAAGCGCAGGAGGAGTCCCAGGCTTTCATGAGTTCTGTGTCGGAAGGCTTGGTTAGCGTCAGCCTTGATGAAAAAATTCTTTATTTCAATTCTCAGTTTGCGGCGCAGTTTTTGAAAGGTCCGCAGCTTTCCACTGAAAATCTGCGCCTGAAAGATGCGATTCGCTCATCTGATGTTCTGGAAGGTTTTGCGACGACGATCAAAACAGGTAAGGGCACACGCTTCACAGTGAAATTGCCAACCCTGATCGACAACCAACCGCGCTTTTTCTCGGTATCGGTCAATCCGATCCGCAACGAGAAGACCCGCGAGGTTTACGGTATCGTGGGTATTTTCCATGATATCACGGAGCTGAAACGTGCCGAGCAAATCCGCATCGAATTCGTCGGTAATGCTTCTCACGAATTGCGCACACCACTGACATCAATCAAAGGTTATGTTGATACTTTGAAAGAAGACATCAACAACGGCCAAACGGAGCAGGCCGGTAAGTTCATCAATATCGTTTCTCGCAACATTGATCGCTTGATGGATTTGGTGAATGACTTGTTGTCGTTGACGTCCATGGAATCTTCAAATTCAGAATTGAAATTAGAATTGATTCATCCTCTGCAAATTTCAGAACACGTGGTTTCTGAAATGGCCGTCCTGGCCGCCGAAAAAAGCATCGCCATCCGTGTGGTGGGCGAAGTTCCTCCGTTCAAAGCGGATTCGCGTAAAGTGGAACAAGTCCTGCGCAACCTCGTATCAAACGCGGTGAAGTTCATTCCAAACAATAAGACTGTGCAAATCCGTTGGGAACGCGACATCAAAGAATACATTATCTTGCGCGTGATCGACGACGGCCCAGGTATCCCATCTGAACATTTGGATCGCTTGTTTGAACGCTTCTATCGCATCGATAAAGGTCGCACAAGAGACGCCGGTGGCACAGGTTTGGGCCTAGCGATTGTTAAGCACATCATGCAAAGCCACGGCGGCACCGTCGCGGTAAAATCCCAATTAGATGTAGGCACAGAGTTCATCTGCGCCTTCCCAATTAAGTAA